In Alphaproteobacteria bacterium, a single genomic region encodes these proteins:
- a CDS encoding NAD-glutamate dehydrogenase yields MTLRSIKAIDKRIDDLIKNKISKISNDENLKLFAKLFYSNIIHDDLLSKGDDYLCELVKSNFEFIETRKPGEDKFDIATPKETSVLGNKYSIVKFVSKDMPFIVDSLTAEIIRQGYAIERIINRVICVERDEGGKLIKLVKPSCESKAGELESVMHIQVSKISSDSDKKSLADQLKYVLSLVKQSVVDWRSVLDKLTVVRDDIKELHIRADKNDLSESLAFLDWIEDNAFVFLGYAEYSIKMGELNANFKALNDSKLGILKLCDPDDLKVVSRDLLETSDFENAVIEITKSDNKSLIHRPAHLDVIRIKKYNKKGDLEGEHRFFGLFTSLVFYQNAKKIPIIRRKIEKVINKSGFDLSGHNGKELVSVLAAYPREELFQIKQEELFETAMGIVAISGREVSKLFARQDKFGRFASIICYVPKKNFSSGIREKIQGIVAREFEGEVTAHYTQISESLLARVNFIVKTRGLSPKKIDYQKIEQEILDVSTRWNERLFGKLEVSSGEDEAKIIYTTYKDAFSLSYTEHFGADDAAHDITLINKLMSGSHPLIALSKPEESSSKYLLKIYSHDNQIPLSQMMPILENFGLEVIEEHTFKISPKVEDKDVVIWLHNFKVNITNLSTSSYHEIKSIFEDAILQCWLNKIENDSLNKLVLAANISAREVSLIRAYTRYLKQAKFSYSLEFIAEALHKNALMTKLFIDLFVNKYKQQDASKVKKIESEILNLITKVTNLAEDAVLRKFLELVEATLRTNFFQLDDNDQYKEYISFKLSSKDIKDLPLPKPYAEIYVYSPVMEGVHLRGGKVARGGLRWSDRTEDFRTEVHGLVKAQMTKNAVIVPTGSKGGFVIKKKLDLLSREEFMQEGIIAYKTFLSGLLDLTDNIISGKVVPPQNVVRYDSDDPYLVVAADKGTATFSDIANSVSEKYNFWLGDAFASGGSQGYDHKKMGITAKGAWVSVTRHFYELGVNIENEKFTVVGIGDMSGDVFGNGMLLSQNIKLVAAFNHMHIFIDPNPDSKKSFVERERLFNLPRSTWLDYDKALISKGGEVFERSAKSLELSKEIKKLLNIKVASIAPNDLIKELLKSHVDLLWNGGIGTYVKASSESDAEVGDHANDAVRISANELNCQIVGEGGNLGFTQKGRIEYALKGGKINADSIDNSAGVDCSDHEVNIKIALQAAMENKKLDQNKRNQLLESMTSDVEELVLRDNFLQTQAISIAEHQGVKSLEQHDRMMHKLEKLGLLDRQVEFLPNADEVARRHSMGIGLTRPELSVLLSYSKIYLYSNLLSSTLPDEEYYVNELVKYFPEKLSKLYTNEVKGHNLRREIVATYITNSLVNRLGITFFNRLSEDTGLKMCDIARAYTITRDVFKLRDLWFDIQNLIPKIDSKVQIEMYREIATFIESTTAWLIRGIEQPIKDIAKLVKEFSPKVEEVYDTLDKSLDKYAQKIRMERFKYYVSKKVPENIAKKIASMDMMSSACQIVQVARNNNEVSIEYVAELYYSIGTKLHLRYLRLSAHNLKIDSYWDKLSLKSYMDNIYDQQMRITDEIVKYSINTKGKFTVAEIITKWLESNDKQITRFNELIYDLQTHDYPDFSMLNVAGNRIKEVTSIA; encoded by the coding sequence ATGACGCTTAGATCAATTAAGGCTATAGATAAAAGAATTGATGATTTAATTAAAAATAAAATTAGCAAAATCTCTAATGATGAAAATCTTAAATTATTTGCTAAGCTGTTTTACAGCAACATTATTCATGATGACCTTTTATCTAAGGGAGATGACTATTTGTGCGAGCTGGTAAAATCAAATTTTGAATTTATTGAAACAAGAAAACCGGGGGAGGATAAGTTTGATATTGCAACGCCAAAAGAAACTTCGGTTTTAGGTAACAAGTATAGCATAGTTAAGTTTGTGTCCAAGGATATGCCCTTTATAGTAGATAGTTTGACAGCTGAAATTATAAGGCAGGGTTATGCAATAGAAAGAATTATAAATCGTGTTATTTGCGTAGAAAGAGATGAAGGTGGAAAGCTAATTAAGCTTGTTAAGCCGTCATGTGAGAGCAAAGCGGGAGAGTTAGAGTCAGTAATGCATATCCAAGTCTCAAAAATCAGCTCAGATAGTGATAAAAAAAGTTTAGCTGATCAATTAAAATATGTATTAAGTTTGGTTAAGCAGTCAGTAGTGGATTGGAGGTCTGTTTTAGATAAGCTAACTGTAGTTAGGGACGATATTAAAGAATTGCACATAAGGGCAGATAAAAACGACTTATCAGAGTCGTTAGCTTTTTTAGATTGGATTGAAGATAATGCTTTTGTTTTTCTTGGTTATGCTGAATATAGCATAAAAATGGGTGAGCTTAATGCAAATTTTAAAGCATTAAATGACAGTAAATTGGGTATTCTGAAGCTGTGTGATCCAGATGACCTTAAGGTGGTTAGCAGGGACCTTTTGGAAACTAGTGATTTTGAAAATGCTGTTATTGAGATTACTAAATCGGATAATAAGTCTTTAATACATAGGCCGGCTCATTTGGATGTTATTAGAATTAAAAAATATAATAAAAAAGGAGATTTAGAAGGTGAGCATAGGTTTTTTGGTTTATTTACATCGCTAGTATTTTACCAAAATGCAAAAAAAATACCAATAATTAGAAGAAAAATAGAAAAAGTTATTAATAAATCGGGTTTTGATCTTAGTGGGCATAATGGTAAAGAGCTAGTTTCGGTGCTGGCTGCTTACCCAAGGGAAGAGCTTTTTCAGATTAAACAAGAAGAGCTTTTTGAAACTGCTATGGGTATTGTAGCTATTTCTGGTCGAGAGGTGTCAAAATTATTTGCTCGTCAGGATAAATTTGGTAGGTTTGCTAGTATAATTTGCTATGTACCTAAGAAAAATTTTAGCTCAGGTATAAGAGAGAAAATTCAAGGTATTGTAGCAAGAGAGTTTGAGGGTGAGGTTACTGCTCATTATACACAGATTTCTGAATCATTGCTAGCAAGAGTTAACTTCATTGTAAAAACAAGAGGGTTATCACCTAAAAAAATAGATTACCAAAAAATAGAGCAGGAGATATTAGATGTATCAACGCGCTGGAATGAAAGGCTTTTTGGTAAATTGGAGGTTTCTTCAGGCGAAGATGAAGCGAAAATAATTTACACAACTTACAAGGATGCTTTTTCTTTGTCCTACACGGAGCATTTTGGTGCGGATGATGCAGCACATGATATCACTTTAATAAATAAATTGATGTCTGGAAGTCATCCGTTAATAGCATTATCTAAGCCAGAAGAAAGCTCAAGCAAATATTTGCTAAAGATATATAGCCATGATAATCAAATACCATTATCTCAAATGATGCCAATTTTGGAGAATTTTGGTTTAGAAGTTATAGAAGAGCATACGTTCAAAATTAGTCCAAAAGTGGAAGATAAGGACGTGGTTATTTGGTTGCATAACTTTAAGGTTAATATCACTAATCTATCAACAAGCTCTTATCATGAAATTAAGAGTATTTTTGAAGATGCAATTTTACAATGTTGGTTAAATAAAATTGAGAATGATAGTTTAAATAAGTTAGTTTTAGCCGCAAATATATCAGCTAGAGAAGTTTCGCTAATTAGGGCTTACACTCGTTATTTAAAGCAAGCTAAATTTTCATACAGCTTAGAGTTTATAGCTGAGGCATTACATAAGAACGCTTTGATGACTAAGTTGTTTATTGATTTATTTGTTAATAAATATAAGCAGCAAGATGCAAGTAAAGTTAAAAAAATTGAAAGTGAGATATTAAATTTAATTACTAAGGTTACCAATTTAGCTGAAGATGCGGTACTTAGAAAATTTCTAGAGTTGGTTGAAGCAACCTTACGAACTAACTTTTTTCAATTAGATGATAATGATCAATATAAAGAATATATATCATTTAAGTTATCTTCTAAAGACATAAAGGACTTACCTTTGCCTAAACCTTATGCTGAAATATATGTTTATTCACCTGTAATGGAAGGTGTGCATTTACGCGGTGGAAAAGTTGCGCGTGGAGGTTTAAGATGGTCTGACCGCACAGAAGATTTTAGGACTGAGGTGCATGGTCTAGTGAAAGCGCAAATGACGAAAAACGCGGTTATAGTGCCAACTGGTTCTAAAGGTGGCTTTGTTATTAAGAAAAAGCTTGATTTATTGTCACGCGAAGAATTTATGCAAGAAGGTATTATTGCCTATAAAACATTTCTGTCTGGTTTGTTAGATTTAACGGATAATATTATATCAGGTAAAGTTGTTCCTCCGCAGAATGTGGTTAGATATGATAGTGACGATCCATATCTAGTTGTTGCTGCCGATAAAGGTACAGCAACTTTTTCAGATATAGCAAATTCTGTTTCAGAAAAATATAATTTTTGGTTAGGTGATGCTTTTGCATCAGGTGGCTCACAAGGTTATGATCACAAGAAAATGGGAATCACAGCTAAAGGTGCTTGGGTTTCGGTAACTAGGCATTTTTATGAGCTTGGTGTTAATATCGAAAATGAGAAATTTACAGTTGTGGGCATTGGTGACATGTCGGGAGATGTATTTGGCAATGGTATGCTTTTATCGCAAAATATTAAGCTAGTTGCAGCTTTTAACCATATGCATATTTTTATTGATCCAAACCCAGATAGTAAAAAGTCTTTTGTTGAGCGGGAAAGATTGTTTAATTTACCAAGGTCAACTTGGCTTGACTATGATAAGGCGTTAATATCAAAAGGCGGGGAAGTTTTTGAGCGTTCAGCAAAATCATTGGAATTATCAAAGGAGATTAAAAAGTTATTAAATATAAAAGTAGCTAGTATAGCACCAAATGATCTAATCAAAGAATTATTAAAATCACATGTAGATTTATTATGGAATGGCGGTATTGGTACATATGTGAAAGCCTCTTCCGAAAGTGATGCAGAAGTAGGAGATCATGCAAATGATGCTGTTAGAATTTCTGCAAATGAGTTAAATTGCCAAATAGTAGGAGAAGGTGGAAATTTAGGTTTTACACAAAAAGGTAGAATAGAATATGCCTTAAAAGGAGGCAAAATAAATGCGGATTCAATTGATAATTCCGCTGGAGTTGATTGTTCAGATCATGAAGTAAACATAAAAATAGCTTTGCAAGCAGCTATGGAAAATAAGAAGTTAGATCAGAATAAGAGGAATCAGCTTCTTGAATCTATGACAAGTGATGTAGAAGAGTTAGTTTTACGTGATAATTTTCTACAAACACAAGCTATTAGTATAGCAGAGCATCAGGGGGTTAAATCACTTGAGCAACATGATCGTATGATGCATAAATTAGAGAAGCTAGGTTTGCTTGACCGACAAGTTGAATTTCTGCCTAATGCCGATGAGGTGGCTAGAAGACATAGCATGGGTATTGGCTTAACTAGGCCTGAATTAAGCGTATTATTATCATATAGTAAAATTTACCTTTACAGTAACTTGCTCTCTTCTACTTTGCCTGATGAAGAATATTATGTTAATGAGCTTGTTAAATATTTTCCTGAAAAGCTATCTAAATTATACACAAATGAAGTTAAGGGGCATAATTTAAGAAGGGAAATTGTTGCAACTTACATTACAAATAGCTTGGTAAATAGGTTGGGGATCACATTTTTTAATCGTTTATCGGAAGATACAGGTCTTAAAATGTGTGATATTGCAAGAGCTTATACTATTACCAGAGATGTATTTAAGTTGAGGGATTTGTGGTTTGATATACAGAATTTAATTCCTAAGATTGATTCTAAAGTGCAGATAGAAATGTATCGAGAAATTGCAACCTTTATAGAGAGCACAACTGCGTGGTTAATTAGGGGTATTGAGCAACCAATTAAGGATATTGCCAAGTTAGTGAAAGAATTTTCGCCAAAAGTTGAAGAGGTTTATGATACTTTAGATAAATCTTTAGACAAATATGCGCAAAAAATACGCATGGAAAGATTTAAATATTATGTGAGTAAAAAAGTACCAGAGAATATAGCAAAGAAAATAGCTTCAATGGATATGATGTCATCAGCTTGCCAAATTGTGCAGGTGGCCAGGAATAATAATGAAGTTTCTATAGAATATGTTGCAGAGCTTTATTATTCTATAGGCACTAAACTTCATTTGAGATATTTGAGGCTTTCTGCTCATAATTTAAAGATTGACTCATATTGGGATAAATTATCGTTAAAAAGCTATATGGATAATATTTATGACCAACAGATGCGCATTACGGATGAAATTGTCAAATATAGTATAAATACAAAAGGGAAATTTACAGTTGCAGAGATTATTACTAAATGGTTAGAAAGCAATGATAAGCAAATTACAAGGTTTAATGAGTTAATATATGATTTGCAGACACATGATTATCCAGATTTTTCGATGTTAAATGTTGCCGGAAATAGAATTAAAGAAGTCACATCAATCGCATAA
- a CDS encoding ATP-binding cassette domain-containing protein — protein MFSKLLKYIKPYKLPFCLFLVCVVLTSFSMLALGKGIGYFIDSGFSSGEQRILLKSLALLLLIVTILAFAMFGRFFIITYYGEKVIADIKTDLFNHLIGLSPEFFEKNKIGELISRITNDLAILQSTISSSVSIFLRNSLMFLGCLIILLYLDFKLTLIVFALIPVVILPLLLLGRRLREISKISQDRQADLLCVMEEHISLVKLIQAYANEDFVKEKFKNSMRSSLIIAKLRILIRSFLTVTVVIIVFAGVAVILYQGGVKVFAGELTTGEFSSFLFYTILMAGSFAAMSEVFGNIQKAKGSTSRLFALLEEEAIIVDGTDDIVSFESIEFKNVVFSYPSRAENTINNLSFKIKPGDMIALVGSSGAGKTTIVELLQRFYDVDQGEILINDKNIKKYKLSQLRKVFALVPQDSFLFSSSVKENLLFANHNSSNKELEQAVKMAKADKFINNLPEKYDSFIGEKGIRISSGEKQRLAIARAFLRNSDVILLDEPTSNLDSQNEQYLQKVLTNDKNEKTVIIIAHRLSTVKDADHILVLDEGKIIESGTHDNLYSKDGFYKKLVDLQFNA, from the coding sequence ATGTTTAGTAAGCTTCTTAAATATATAAAACCATATAAATTACCCTTCTGCTTATTTTTAGTTTGCGTTGTTCTTACTTCCTTCTCAATGTTAGCTCTGGGGAAGGGCATAGGGTATTTTATTGATAGTGGATTTTCCTCTGGTGAGCAGCGAATTTTGTTGAAATCTCTAGCTTTGTTGCTGCTAATTGTAACGATACTTGCTTTTGCGATGTTTGGTAGGTTTTTTATTATTACTTACTATGGTGAAAAAGTAATAGCAGATATTAAGACTGATTTATTTAATCACTTAATTGGTTTGAGCCCTGAATTTTTTGAAAAAAATAAAATAGGAGAGTTAATTTCCAGAATTACGAATGACTTAGCAATATTGCAAAGTACTATTTCTTCTAGTGTATCGATATTTTTGCGAAATAGCTTAATGTTTTTAGGTTGTTTAATTATCTTATTATATTTGGATTTTAAATTAACCTTAATAGTTTTCGCTTTGATTCCAGTGGTAATTTTGCCTTTACTTTTGTTAGGTAGAAGGTTACGAGAAATTTCTAAAATATCCCAAGATAGACAAGCAGATTTATTATGTGTAATGGAGGAGCATATCTCTTTGGTTAAGCTTATACAAGCATATGCTAATGAAGATTTCGTCAAAGAAAAATTTAAAAACTCCATGAGAAGTAGCTTAATAATTGCAAAATTAAGAATATTAATAAGATCATTTTTAACGGTAACAGTAGTGATCATTGTTTTTGCTGGAGTTGCAGTGATTTTATATCAGGGAGGAGTTAAGGTTTTTGCGGGTGAGTTAACTACAGGAGAGTTCTCATCTTTTCTGTTTTATACCATTTTAATGGCAGGTTCCTTTGCCGCAATGAGCGAAGTATTTGGCAATATCCAAAAAGCTAAAGGGTCAACTTCCAGATTATTTGCTCTGCTAGAGGAGGAGGCTATCATAGTTGATGGCACAGATGATATAGTTAGCTTTGAATCTATAGAATTTAAAAATGTAGTTTTTTCTTATCCATCAAGGGCTGAGAACACTATAAATAATTTAAGTTTTAAAATTAAGCCAGGTGATATGATAGCTTTAGTGGGCAGTAGCGGTGCAGGAAAAACCACTATAGTTGAATTACTTCAGCGATTTTATGATGTTGATCAAGGGGAAATATTAATAAATGACAAGAATATAAAAAAATATAAATTAAGCCAATTAAGAAAGGTTTTTGCTTTAGTGCCACAAGATAGTTTTTTGTTTTCAAGCTCGGTCAAAGAGAATTTACTTTTTGCAAATCATAACTCAAGTAATAAAGAGCTTGAGCAAGCTGTCAAAATGGCCAAGGCTGATAAGTTTATTAATAATTTGCCTGAAAAATATGATAGTTTTATTGGTGAAAAGGGTATTAGGATATCATCGGGTGAGAAGCAAAGATTAGCAATTGCAAGGGCTTTCTTACGAAATTCGGATGTAATTTTACTTGACGAACCTACTAGTAATTTAGATAGTCAAAATGAACAATATTTGCAAAAGGTCCTGACTAATGATAAGAATGAGAAGACTGTAATTATAATAGCGCACAGGCTTTCCACCGTGAAAGATGCGGATCATATTTTAGTTTTAGATGAGGGCAAGATTATAGAGTCCGGCACTCATGATAATTTATATAGCAAGGATGGTTTTTATAAGAAGTTAGTGGATTTGCAGTTTAATGCATAA
- the cyaY gene encoding iron donor protein CyaY, which yields MSEQSFLTRAGNFLENMADQIEDIDIEAKLSIEFHDGILEIIDESDRTYVINQHSATEKIWYSSPFSGADYFSYKQNEWQNKDGISLVNKLAAELESNYAIKINV from the coding sequence ATGTCAGAACAAAGTTTTTTAACCAGAGCAGGGAATTTTTTAGAAAATATGGCTGATCAAATCGAGGATATTGATATAGAAGCAAAATTATCTATAGAATTTCATGATGGTATTTTAGAGATTATTGATGAAAGTGATAGAACCTATGTTATAAATCAGCATTCAGCTACTGAAAAAATTTGGTATTCATCGCCATTTAGTGGAGCAGATTATTTTTCATACAAGCAAAATGAATGGCAAAATAAGGATGGTATAAGTTTGGTTAATAAATTAGCAGCAGAATTAGAAAGTAATTACGCTATTAAAATAAATGTTTAG
- a CDS encoding PBP1A family penicillin-binding protein: protein MLSILLTTIYYRLPDVSTIKNVEYKPLIHVYDNNSELLKTYGTENNNYIIYEELPGYLVDAVLAIEDRKFFNHIGIDFMALPRAFITNIISGYYAQGASTITQQLAKLYFLSPEKTLKRKITEMLLALKLERYYSKKEILELYLNKAYFGSGNYGVHAASFDYFGKNVEEISLHEAALLAGLLKAPTRFSPKNNPELSAKRTNLVLEVMLKNNFISEEEYVVSLYQDNAWDGSLSNTDNYKYYLNYILDNIEETQIFPFNININTSFDPKLTKIIDQKINQYYKSETKLKNTQIAVIAMSYDGAIKAMFGGYNYKKSQYNRSVHAKRQPGSAFKIFTYIEAFKYGYDSDDKIMDEEIIIDNWQPKNYDGKYRGEITLREAFVRSINSVAARLADEVGIANIINNAKSLGINSTIPNYPSIALGTNEVTLLEMVSSYTAIANGGYQIKPYAINNITDNYNNILYQTEYYKEKILNKKIAKKISNLLHGVVIWGTGKNAQINGITVSGKTGTSQDYRDAWFIGYTEDLVLGIWLGNDQNKPLENISGGSYPALLFADILYQYYK from the coding sequence TTGTTAAGCATTTTACTTACCACAATTTATTACAGATTACCCGATGTCTCAACCATAAAAAATGTGGAATACAAGCCCTTAATTCATGTATATGACAATAATAGTGAATTACTCAAAACTTATGGTACTGAAAATAATAATTACATAATTTATGAAGAATTACCTGGTTATCTTGTTGATGCTGTACTTGCTATTGAAGATAGAAAGTTTTTTAACCACATAGGTATTGATTTTATGGCTCTACCCAGAGCCTTTATCACCAATATTATATCCGGCTATTATGCACAGGGTGCTAGCACCATAACGCAACAATTGGCAAAATTATATTTCTTAAGTCCTGAGAAAACACTTAAAAGAAAAATTACTGAAATGCTTTTAGCCCTAAAATTAGAAAGATATTACAGTAAAAAAGAAATTCTCGAATTATATCTAAATAAAGCTTATTTTGGTTCTGGTAATTATGGAGTTCATGCTGCGTCATTCGATTACTTTGGTAAGAATGTTGAAGAAATATCTTTGCATGAAGCAGCTTTATTAGCGGGATTACTAAAAGCACCAACTAGGTTCTCTCCCAAAAACAACCCTGAACTATCAGCAAAAAGAACAAATTTAGTATTAGAGGTAATGCTAAAAAATAATTTTATTTCAGAAGAAGAATACGTAGTTAGCCTATATCAGGATAACGCCTGGGACGGAAGTCTATCTAATACTGATAATTATAAATATTATTTAAATTATATTTTAGATAATATTGAAGAAACTCAAATTTTTCCCTTTAATATCAACATCAACACAAGCTTTGATCCAAAACTAACTAAAATTATTGATCAAAAAATTAACCAATATTACAAATCAGAAACCAAATTAAAAAATACGCAAATTGCTGTTATAGCTATGTCTTATGATGGCGCAATCAAAGCAATGTTTGGAGGTTATAATTACAAAAAAAGCCAATATAATAGAAGCGTTCACGCCAAAAGACAGCCAGGTTCTGCTTTCAAAATATTCACTTATATCGAAGCTTTTAAATATGGTTATGATAGTGATGATAAAATTATGGATGAAGAAATTATCATAGATAATTGGCAACCTAAAAATTATGATGGCAAATATAGAGGAGAAATAACTCTTAGAGAAGCGTTTGTACGCTCAATAAATTCAGTAGCTGCTCGCCTTGCAGATGAAGTAGGTATTGCTAACATAATTAATAATGCTAAATCTCTTGGTATTAATTCAACAATACCAAACTACCCTTCTATTGCGCTTGGCACTAATGAGGTTACTTTGCTAGAAATGGTGAGCTCTTATACTGCGATTGCAAATGGAGGATACCAAATAAAGCCATACGCCATCAATAACATTACTGACAATTACAATAATATTTTATATCAAACAGAATATTATAAAGAAAAAATATTAAATAAAAAAATTGCAAAAAAAATCTCCAATCTTCTACATGGGGTTGTTATATGGGGCACAGGTAAAAATGCGCAAATTAATGGAATTACAGTTAGTGGTAAAACTGGAACGTCACAAGATTATCGCGATGCATGGTTTATTGGTTATACAGAAGATTTGGTGCTAGGAATTTGGTTAGGTAATGACCAAAACAAACCTCTAGAAAATATCTCAGGAGGTAGCTACCCCGCCCTATTATTTGCCGATATATTATATCAATATTATAAATAA